DNA from Stenotrophomonas acidaminiphila:
ACGCCGGGGTGGCGGTGGTGGCCGAGGCCGGCGACGGCCAGGCGACGCTGGAGGCCTGCGCGCGGGCGCAGCCGGACGTTGTGCTGCTGGACATCGCCATGCCCGGCATGGATGGCCTGGACGTGGCGCGGCAACTGGCGCGGCTGGAACCGCGCCCGGCGGTGGTGTTCTGCACCGCCTACGAGTCGCACGCGCTGTCGGCCTTCGAGGCGGCGGCCATCGATTACCTGATGAAACCGGTGCGCGCCGAGCGGCTGGCGGCCGCGCTGGAGCGTGCGCGTACCTTCCTGGCCGGGCGTGGCGGCGCGGCGACGGCCGCTGCCGCGGGCGGGCGCCGGGTGCTGTGCGCGCGGCTGCGCGGCAACCTGCGGGTGATCCCGCTGGAGGACGTGCTCTACCTGCAGGCCGAGGAGAAGTACGTGGTGGTCCACCACGCGCATGGCGAGGACCTGATCGAGGAATCGCTGCGTTCGCTGGAGGAGGAGTTCGGCACCCGCTTCGTGCGTATCCACCGCAACTGCCTGGTCTCGCGCCAACGCCTGCAGGAACTGCGGCGGACCGCGGCCGGGCAGGTGCAGGCGGTGCTGCGCGGGGTGGCGCAGCCGCTGGAGGTCAGCCGTCGCTGCGTGGCGGCGCTGAAGGCGGAACTGGCCGGCACGTGAGTCCTGCGCCGATAATGGCGCCATGAACATGCTGCGCATCGCCACCCGCAAGAGCCCGCTCGCCCTGTGGCAGAGCGAACACGTCGCCGCCCGCCTGCGCCAGGCGCACCCCGGCCTGGTGGTCGAACTGGTGCCGATGAGCACCCGCGGCGACGAGGTTCTGGACCGCTCGCTGGCCGCCATCGGCGGCAAGGGCCTGTTCCTGAAGGAACTGGAGCTGGCGATGCTGCGCGGCGAGGCCGACTGCGCGGTGCATTCGCTCAAGGACGTGCCGATGGAGCTGGATGCGCCGTTCGCGCTGCCGGCGATCCTGGAACGCGCCGATCCGGCCGATGCCTTCGTCTCCAACCGCCATGCCAGCCTGGACGCGCTGCCGCATGGCGCGGTGGTGGGCACCTCGTCGTTGCGCCGCCAGGCGCAGCTGCGCGCGCTGCGCCCGGACCTGCAGGCGCGCGACCTGCGCGGCAACGTCAACACCCGCCTGGCCAAGCTCGACGCCGGCGATTACGACGCCATCATCCTGGCCTGTGCCGGGCTCGAGCGCCTGGAGCTGGGGGCGCGGATCCGCGACCGGCTGCGCCCGCCGCAGTGGCTGCCGGCGCCGGCGCAGGCGGCGGTGGCGGTGGAGTGCCGCGCCGATGCCGCCGACGTGATCGCATTGCTGGCGGTGCTGGACCACGCCGCCACCCGCGCCTGCGTGGAAGCCGAGCGGGCGATGAACCGCGCGCTGGACGGCAGTTGCCATGTGCCGGTGGCCGGGCTGGCGCAATGGCGCGGCGAGGACCTGTGGCTGCAGGGGCTGGTCGGCGGTGTCGCCGACGGGCGCGCGGTGCGCGCGCAGGGGCAGGGCCCGGGCAACGATCCGGAAGCGCTGGGCCGGGATGTCGCGCGCCAGCTGCTGGACGGCGGCGCCGGCGACCTGCTGCGCTGAGGCGGGAAACAGGAAAAGGGAACGGGGAATGGACGGGTGGCGCGTGGCCGTGGCGCGCCGCAGGCGCTCATCCCGCGGCCGCTGCCCGTCTTCCTGTTCCCCGTTCCCGGCTTCTTACTTGAAGCTGTAGACCACGTTCATCGTGGCCAGGGTGTCGGTCTTGCGCTTGTCCTCGGCCACGTCGCTGTTGTAGCGGGCCTGCCAGCCGGCCTTGAGCGCGAAATGGCGGTTCATCGCCACCGAAACGCCGAAATCGTTCTGCGCGAAGGTGTTGTACGAACCGGACTCGACCAGCAGGGTGTTCACCAGGTCGGTGTTGTCGGTGAGGCCGAACTTGAGGTCGAACAGGCCGCGGCCGATCAGCCCGGTGCGGTTCTCGTCGGTCTCGGAGTTGTGCGAGCGGCGTACGCCGGGGCCGATCTGGGTATCGAGCACCAGGCGTTCGCCGTCGATCAGCCGGGTGCCATAGCCCAGACCGAAGCTGCCCTGGCGGTCATAGGTGGCGAAATCATCGCTTTCGTAGCGCACCGTGGCGGTCAGCTGGCGGTGTTCGCCCAGTTGCAGCGCGCTGCCGGCGCCGGCGGTATAGCGGTTGGCGGTGGTCTGGCGCTTGCGGTAGGTGCTGCCGTCGTCGGCGGTTTGCTTGTACTCGGCGCTGGAGCGCAGCCCGAACAGGTCCATGCTGTGCACCCAGTCATCGTCGGTGTAGCGCAGCTTCAGGCGGCCGTTGAGGCTTTCGGTGGTGCTGTTGCCGCGCGCCGAGGCGAACCCGAGTTCGCCGCCGCTGCCGCTCCACGGCGAGGTCATCGCGGCGGGGTCGGAGGCATCGTCCGCCCACGCCATGGGGGCGCACAGCAGCAACGGCAGGAGCAGGGAAACGCGCAGGGACATCGGGAAGTCTCCAGGGAGGGCGGGAACGGGAACCGTTTTCATGATACCGGATGGCCCCGCCGCCCCCGCCCGCCGCCCGGGGGCGCTTGACCCGCGGTTAAGCCTGGCGCCGCGCCCGCCGCGCGCCATTCACCTCCGAGTCGGACATAATCGGGCCATGGACCGCTACGAACGCATCAACGCACTGCATCGCCTGCTCAAGTCCGCGCGCTATCCGATCACGGTGGCGCGCCTGCAGGAAGAACTGGGCTGTTCACGGGCCACGGTCTACCGCGACCTGGCCTTCCTGCGCGATGCGCTGATGGCGCCGGTGGAGGGCGATGGCGAGGCCGGTTTCCGCTACCAGAGCGGGGAAAGCGACCGGTTCGAGCTGCCGGGGTTGTGGCTGAGCTCGGAGGAACTGCACGCGCTGCTGGCGTCCCAGCACCTGCTGGCGCGTACCGGCGGCGGCGTGCTGTCCTCGGTGCTGGCACCGCTGCAGCAGCGCATCGAGGGCCTGCTGGCGGCCCAGGCCGGTGCCTCGTCGTGGCCGGTGGAGCGGGTGCGGGTGATCCCGCACCGTGGCCGCAAGCTCGACGAGGCCAGCTTCCGCACGGTGGCTTCGGGTGTGCTCGAGCGCCGCCAGCTGTCCTTCGATTACCGCGCCCGTTCCACCGACGAGGTCACCCGGCGCACGGTTTCGCCGCAGCGCATCACCCACTACCGCGACAACTGGTACCTGGATGCCTGGGACCATGGCCGCGAGGCGCTGCGCAGCTTCGCCGTGGACCGCATCCACAAGGCGCGGGTGATCGACCAGGCCGCGCGCGACATCGACGATGGCGAACTGGACGCGCAGCTGGGTGCCGGCTACGGCATCTTCTCCGGTGCGCCCAAGGGCTGGGCGACGATCCTGTTCAGCGCCAAGGCCGCGCGCTGGGTGGCCGACGAACACTGGCACTCGAAGCAGCAGGGCCGGTTCCTGGCCGATGGGCGCTACGAGCTGAAGGTGCCGTACAGCGTGTCGCGCGAGCTGCTGATGGACGTGCTGCATTACGGCTCGGACGCCGAGATCGTCGAGCCGCAGTCGCTGCGCGAGCAGGCCAAGGCACTGCTGTCGCTGGCGCTGAGCAACTACGACTGACGCCGCCCGCGCCGCAACGCCGGCGCGCTTGACCCCGTCATGGCGCCGGCGTACCGCGGCGCTGCAGCTGCGCGTTCATCGCCGCCGCGCCGGCCGGGGAGCGCAAGGACGGGCAGGGGCATTGGGCATGGCGTTGTCCCGGTCGAAGGACCGCCATGCTAGGCCGCGGCCGGCGCGCGGCGATTGACGCAGGTCAAAGCCGCCGGCTCCGGCGGCGCCGCTCAGTCGCGGTTGGGCACCTCGAAGCCGAGCCTGCCGACCTGCGACGGATGCTGCGGCACCCGCTTGAGCTTGTCGGTATTGACCTCGTAGCGGTCGCGCAGGCGCAACGCCAGCTGCCGGTACAGCGCGGCGTCCATGTCCGGCTCGCGGGCGAAGATCCACGCCATTTCGCGGCCCGGGTAGCCGATCAGCGCCCAGGAATAGTCCGGCGCCACTTCCAGCACGCGGGTGTGGGTGGGCACCACCTTGTAGAACCAGGTGCGCCAGCGGCGGTTGCCGCTGTCCTCGTCCACCCGCGCGCGCAGGTCGAGCTCCTCCTCGGGCGCGGTGAACCCATCGCGGTACTGGTAACGGATCGAGACCCGGTCGTCGCCGCGCAGGGTGTAGGTGTTGACGCTGGCCACATGCCCGCGCTCGACGAAGTTCGGCACCCGTCCGATCACGTACCAGCGCCCCATGAACCGCTGCAGGTCGATCGGGCCGTCGGCAATGCCCTCGGCCTGGGGGGCGGCCGCCGCGGCGTCCTGTGCGAGGGCCGGCGCCAGCGGCAGGGTCAGGCTCAGCAACAAGGCAGACAGGAACGCGGGAATGGGTCGCATTGCGGAGTGGAGCGCCGTGGTGGATGACGCCAGCATGTTCGATGGGCGGCGATGGATGCGTCAATGCCCGGTCGCACCCCCTGAGATGGATGCCTGGCAGCATGCGCCCGAACCCGTTACCGGAGCATGTCATGGCCGTCTCGTCCCGCCGTACTTCCGTCGAACATCCCGATCCGCGCGTGTTGCGCTGCGTCAGGCAGGCCGCGCTCGCGGGGCTGGCCCTGGTGCTGGTGTGGCCGGCCATGCGCGGCAGCAATGCCTGGATCGGCTGGCTGCCGCTGTGGCTGCTGGGCATGCCGTTGAGCGCATGGTGGGCGCTGTACCGGTTCCGCCTGCCCGCGGCCTGGCGCAACCGGCGGCAACGCAGCGGCAGCCGGCAGCGGCCGCAGGCGCGGCGCCTGCGCCGGGCGCGCCCGGCCGCCGCGGTACGCGCGGCCTGACCTTCGACAGGGGAAGCCCGCAGGGCGGCTGTGCTAGCGTGCGCGGCCTATGACCGCATGGAGCCATCATGTCCCGACTCTCTTCCGCCTGCCTTGCCGCGGGCCTGTTCACCGCCAGCCTGTCCGGAGCCGCCATGGCCGCCGATGATGGCCAGGACAAATACGCCTGGCTGGAAGACGTCACCGGCGACAAGCCGCTGGCGTGGGTGAAGGAGCAGAACGCCAAGGCCGAGGCGCGGCTGGCGCAGAGCCCGCAGTTCAAGGAGATGGAGGCCGGCATCCGCGCGGTGCTGGATTCGGACGCCAAGATCCCCGGCGTCGAGAAGATCGGCGACTACTACTACAACTTCTGGAAGGACAAGCAGCATGAGCGCGGCGTGTGGCGCCGCACCACGCTGGTCGAGTACCGCAAGGCCGAGCCGCTGTGGGAAACCGTCCTGGACCTGGACGCGCTGAACAAGGCCGAAGGCGAGAACTGGGTATGGCACGGCGCCAACTGCCTGCGCCCGCAGTACACCCGCTGCCTGATCGCGCTGTCGCGCGGCGGTGCCGACGCCGACGTCACCCGCGAGTTCGACCTGTCGAAGAAGGAGTGGATCAAGGACGGCTTCTTCCGCCCGGAGGCCAAGGGCGGCCTGGGTTGGATCGACCAGGACACCGTGTTCGTCTACACCGATTTCGGCGACGGCTCGATGACCACGTCCGGCTACCCGCGCGTGGTCAAGCGCTGGAAGCGCGGCACGCCGATGTCGGCGGCCACCCCGGTGTACGAAGGCACGCCGCAGGACATGTACATCGCGGCGATGCATGACGACACCCCGGGCTTCGAGCGCGACTTCGTCAGCCGCACCATCGCCTTCTACAACAACGAGCTGTTCCTGCTTGGTGCCGACGGCAAGCTGGCCAAGATCGATGCGCCCAATTCGGCCGAGAAGGGCGTGCGCCGCGAGTGGCTGACCCTGGAACTGCGCGAGCCGTGGACCGTGGGCGGCAAGACTTACGCCGCCGGCTCGCTGCTGGCGACGAAGTTCGACGACTTCATGGCCGGCAAGCGCGAGTTCGACGTGCTGTTCGCGCCCACCGACAGCACCTCGCTGGCCGGCGCCGCCTGGACCCGCAACCATGTCGTCCTGAATGTGCTCGATGACGTCAAGAACCGGCTGCAGGTGCTGACCCACGGCAAGGATGGCTGGACCCGCAGCGATTTCGTCGGCGCCCCGGCGTTCGGCACCATCGGCGTCGGCGCGGTGGATCCGGATGAAAGCGACGCGGTGTGGATGACCGTCACCGATTACCTGACCCCGACCACGCTGTCGCTGGCGCAGATCGGCCAGCAGCCGGAAGTGCTCAAGACCATGCCGGCGTTCTTCGACGCCAGCGGCAAGGTGATCGAACAGCACTTCGCCACCAGCAAGGACGGCACCCGCGTGCCGTACTTCGTGGTGCACGGCAAGGACATGAAGCGCGACGGCTCCAACCCGACCCTGCTGTACGGCTACGGCGGTTTCGAGATCTCGCTGACCCCGTCCTATTCCGGCGGCATGGGCCGCGCGTGGCTGGACAAGGGCGGCGTGTACGTGGTGGCCAACATCCGTGGCGGCGGCGAATACGGCCCGCGCTGGCACCAGGCCGCGCTGAAGCAGAACCGGCACAAGGCCTACGAGGACATGGCAGCCGTGGCCAGGGACCTGGTCGCGCGCGGGATCACCAGCGCCAGGCACCTGGGCGTGCAGGGCGGCAGCAATGGCGGCCTGCTGACCGGCAACATGCTCACCCAGTATCCGGAGCTGTT
Protein-coding regions in this window:
- a CDS encoding DNA-binding response regulator; this encodes MKVLIADDEPLARERLRMLLSAHAGVAVVAEAGDGQATLEACARAQPDVVLLDIAMPGMDGLDVARQLARLEPRPAVVFCTAYESHALSAFEAAAIDYLMKPVRAERLAAALERARTFLAGRGGAATAAAAGGRRVLCARLRGNLRVIPLEDVLYLQAEEKYVVVHHAHGEDLIEESLRSLEEEFGTRFVRIHRNCLVSRQRLQELRRTAAGQVQAVLRGVAQPLEVSRRCVAALKAELAGT
- a CDS encoding hydroxymethylbilane synthase, with the translated sequence MNMLRIATRKSPLALWQSEHVAARLRQAHPGLVVELVPMSTRGDEVLDRSLAAIGGKGLFLKELELAMLRGEADCAVHSLKDVPMELDAPFALPAILERADPADAFVSNRHASLDALPHGAVVGTSSLRRQAQLRALRPDLQARDLRGNVNTRLAKLDAGDYDAIILACAGLERLELGARIRDRLRPPQWLPAPAQAAVAVECRADAADVIALLAVLDHAATRACVEAERAMNRALDGSCHVPVAGLAQWRGEDLWLQGLVGGVADGRAVRAQGQGPGNDPEALGRDVARQLLDGGAGDLLR
- a CDS encoding transcriptional regulator, which gives rise to MDRYERINALHRLLKSARYPITVARLQEELGCSRATVYRDLAFLRDALMAPVEGDGEAGFRYQSGESDRFELPGLWLSSEELHALLASQHLLARTGGGVLSSVLAPLQQRIEGLLAAQAGASSWPVERVRVIPHRGRKLDEASFRTVASGVLERRQLSFDYRARSTDEVTRRTVSPQRITHYRDNWYLDAWDHGREALRSFAVDRIHKARVIDQAARDIDDGELDAQLGAGYGIFSGAPKGWATILFSAKAARWVADEHWHSKQQGRFLADGRYELKVPYSVSRELLMDVLHYGSDAEIVEPQSLREQAKALLSLALSNYD
- a CDS encoding S9 family peptidase, producing the protein MSRLSSACLAAGLFTASLSGAAMAADDGQDKYAWLEDVTGDKPLAWVKEQNAKAEARLAQSPQFKEMEAGIRAVLDSDAKIPGVEKIGDYYYNFWKDKQHERGVWRRTTLVEYRKAEPLWETVLDLDALNKAEGENWVWHGANCLRPQYTRCLIALSRGGADADVTREFDLSKKEWIKDGFFRPEAKGGLGWIDQDTVFVYTDFGDGSMTTSGYPRVVKRWKRGTPMSAATPVYEGTPQDMYIAAMHDDTPGFERDFVSRTIAFYNNELFLLGADGKLAKIDAPNSAEKGVRREWLTLELREPWTVGGKTYAAGSLLATKFDDFMAGKREFDVLFAPTDSTSLAGAAWTRNHVVLNVLDDVKNRLQVLTHGKDGWTRSDFVGAPAFGTIGVGAVDPDESDAVWMTVTDYLTPTTLSLAQIGQQPEVLKTMPAFFDASGKVIEQHFATSKDGTRVPYFVVHGKDMKRDGSNPTLLYGYGGFEISLTPSYSGGMGRAWLDKGGVYVVANIRGGGEYGPRWHQAALKQNRHKAYEDMAAVARDLVARGITSARHLGVQGGSNGGLLTGNMLTQYPELFGAVVVQVPLLDMKRYSHLLAGASWMAEYGNPDTADWEFIKTFSPYHLFDPAKNYPPVLFTTSTRDDRVHPGHARKMAAMMIDAGKNVTYYENIEGGHGGAANNAQAAHMSALAYSFLWEQLGGK